One window from the genome of Rhodococcus sp. ABRD24 encodes:
- a CDS encoding TetR family transcriptional regulator produces MTESYERVPYQEAARLLLRESILGAVHDLLLERDWSKVTMTDVAAMAGISRQTLYNEFGSRQGLAEGYALRLVDRFVDAVESAVYAHVGDARAALVDGFAVYFHASAEDPLVRSLRNGAAKPDLLRIVTTDSAPLVARASERLAETFRRSWIQAPEADSSILAHGVVRIALSYVSMPPASDRDDAQELAALLAPYVDIVTRV; encoded by the coding sequence ATGACCGAGTCATATGAGCGGGTGCCGTATCAGGAGGCGGCACGGCTCCTCCTGCGCGAGTCGATCCTGGGCGCCGTGCACGATCTGTTGCTCGAGCGGGACTGGTCGAAGGTGACGATGACGGACGTCGCGGCCATGGCCGGCATCAGTCGTCAGACGCTGTACAACGAGTTCGGGTCGCGACAGGGGCTCGCAGAAGGGTATGCGCTGCGGCTGGTCGATCGGTTCGTCGATGCGGTGGAGTCCGCGGTGTACGCCCATGTCGGCGACGCGCGCGCGGCCCTGGTGGACGGTTTCGCGGTGTATTTCCACGCCAGTGCCGAGGATCCGCTGGTCCGGTCGTTGCGGAACGGGGCTGCCAAGCCCGATCTGTTACGGATCGTCACGACCGACAGTGCGCCGCTGGTCGCGCGTGCGTCGGAGCGGTTGGCGGAGACGTTCCGGCGGAGCTGGATTCAGGCACCGGAGGCGGATTCGTCGATCCTGGCCCACGGCGTCGTGCGCATCGCCCTCAGCTATGTCTCGATGCCGCCGGCATCGGATCGTGACGATGCGCAGGAGCTGGCGGCGCTGTTGGCGCCCTACGTGGATATCGTGACCAGGGTGTGA
- a CDS encoding rubredoxin, with amino-acid sequence MNEYKLYQCAQCGFEYDEELGWPEDGIAPGTRWDDIPDDWSCPDCGAAKEDFFMVEVERS; translated from the coding sequence ATGAACGAGTACAAGCTGTATCAGTGTGCGCAGTGTGGATTCGAATACGACGAGGAGCTCGGCTGGCCAGAGGACGGCATTGCGCCCGGCACCCGGTGGGACGACATCCCTGACGACTGGAGTTGCCCCGATTGTGGTGCGGCCAAGGAGGACTTCTTCATGGTCGAGGTGGAGCGCAGTTAG
- a CDS encoding rubredoxin has protein sequence MSAYRCPVCEYVFDEAVGAPREGFPAGTTWDAVPEDWCCPDCGVREKIDFEPF, from the coding sequence GTGAGTGCGTATCGGTGCCCGGTGTGCGAGTACGTGTTCGATGAGGCCGTCGGCGCACCACGTGAGGGATTCCCGGCCGGCACGACATGGGACGCGGTGCCCGAGGACTGGTGCTGCCCCGACTGCGGAGTGCGGGAGAAGATCGATTTCGAGCCCTTCTGA
- a CDS encoding alkane 1-monooxygenase has translation MSVATHATADSAVWRDKKRYLWLLGLIPPTAIFLAIGLVWLTDRVGLGVVAPVWWWIGPLLVYVLLPILDLAFGADGQNPPDEVMEQLENDRYYRWCTYAYIPLQIVTIVLACYLWSADDLGWIGVDGGLGIISKIGLAISVGCVAGIGINTAHELGHKKDNLERWLSKITLAQSFYGHFYIEHNRGHHVRVATPEDPASSRFGESFWAFLPRSVWGSLRSSWGLEKARLERLGKGPWTIRNDVLNAWLMSVVLFGAMIVIFGWEVAPYLVLQAVFGFTLLETVNYLEHYGLLRQRTASGRYERCTPAHSWNSDHICTNIFLYHLQRHSDHHANPTRRYQTLRSMDIAPNLPSGYASMIMLAYVPPLWRSVMDRKVLAHYGGDITQVNLQPSKREKLLATYGGAV, from the coding sequence ATTTCCGTGGCGACGCATGCAACCGCCGATTCGGCGGTGTGGAGGGACAAGAAGCGCTATCTCTGGCTCCTGGGGCTGATTCCGCCGACGGCAATCTTCCTGGCGATCGGGTTGGTGTGGCTGACCGATCGGGTGGGGCTCGGGGTGGTCGCACCGGTGTGGTGGTGGATCGGACCGCTGCTCGTATACGTGCTCCTGCCCATCCTCGACCTCGCCTTCGGTGCGGACGGCCAGAATCCACCGGACGAGGTGATGGAGCAGCTCGAGAACGACCGGTATTACCGCTGGTGTACCTATGCCTACATCCCGTTGCAGATCGTGACCATCGTCCTCGCGTGCTACCTGTGGTCAGCTGACGACCTGGGGTGGATCGGAGTCGACGGCGGGCTCGGGATCATCTCGAAGATCGGTCTGGCGATCAGTGTGGGGTGCGTTGCGGGCATCGGGATCAACACCGCCCACGAACTCGGGCACAAGAAGGACAACCTGGAGCGCTGGCTGTCGAAAATTACGCTCGCGCAGTCCTTCTACGGTCACTTCTACATCGAGCACAACCGCGGGCATCATGTGCGGGTCGCGACGCCGGAGGACCCGGCGAGTTCCCGATTCGGTGAGAGTTTCTGGGCATTCCTGCCGCGCAGTGTATGGGGAAGTCTGCGGTCGTCGTGGGGTCTGGAGAAGGCTCGGCTCGAACGGTTGGGCAAGGGGCCGTGGACGATTCGCAACGACGTCCTCAATGCATGGCTGATGTCGGTCGTACTGTTCGGGGCGATGATCGTGATCTTCGGATGGGAGGTGGCGCCGTATCTGGTGCTGCAGGCCGTCTTCGGTTTCACGCTCCTCGAGACCGTGAACTATCTCGAGCACTACGGGCTGCTGCGCCAGCGCACCGCGAGTGGACGGTACGAGCGTTGCACGCCGGCGCACAGCTGGAACAGCGACCACATCTGTACCAATATCTTTCTGTACCACCTGCAGCGGCACAGTGACCATCACGCGAATCCGACACGGCGCTATCAGACGTTGCGCAGCATGGACATTGCGCCGAACCTGCCGAGTGGCTACGCGAGCATGATCATGCTCGCGTATGTGCCGCCGCTGTGGCGGTCGGTGATGGATCGGAAAGTGCTCGCCCACTATGGCGGTGACATCACCCAGGTGAATCTGCAGCCGAGTAAACGCGAGAAGCTGCTCGCGACGTATGGAGGTGCGGTGTGA
- a CDS encoding amino acid permease — protein MASPDRRGTKSRSGLFRTKSIEQSILETDEPETKLRKDLTAWDLTVFGVAVVIGAGIFTLTARTAGNVAGPSVSLAFVFAAIACALAALCYAEFASTVPVAGSAYTFSYATFGEFVAWIIGWDLTLEFALAASVVAKGWSLYLGEVLGSASPILHIGSVKVDWGAVLIVAIITVLLATGTKLSSRVSAVITAIKVAVVLFVVVVGAFYIKSANYSPYIPPSEAGSTGEGIRQSLFSYVTGAGGSTFGWYGLLAAASLVFFAFIGFDVVATTAEETKDPQKALPRGILGSLAIVTVLYVAVSLVLTGMVKYTDLAGDDSTLATAFALNGMEWAKNLISFGALAGLTTVVMVLMLGQSRVLFAMSRDGLVPRSLAPTGRRGTPVRITVLVGVVVGLLAAFFPIGTLEEMVNIGTLFAFVLVSMGVVILRRTRPDLPRGFRVPLVPLVPILAVVACLWLMVNLSIETWLRFVVWMALGIVVYFAYSRSHSILAVRARAAER, from the coding sequence ATGGCGTCACCGGACCGCAGGGGCACGAAGAGCCGCTCCGGGCTGTTTCGAACCAAATCGATCGAGCAATCGATCCTGGAAACCGACGAACCCGAAACGAAGCTACGCAAGGATCTGACTGCCTGGGACCTGACCGTTTTCGGCGTCGCCGTCGTGATCGGTGCCGGTATCTTCACGCTCACTGCCCGGACGGCCGGCAACGTTGCCGGACCTTCGGTGTCACTGGCCTTCGTGTTCGCGGCGATCGCGTGTGCGCTCGCCGCGCTGTGCTACGCCGAGTTCGCGTCGACAGTGCCCGTCGCGGGCAGCGCGTATACATTCTCTTATGCGACATTCGGTGAATTCGTCGCATGGATCATCGGCTGGGACCTCACTCTCGAGTTCGCGCTCGCCGCATCGGTGGTCGCGAAGGGCTGGTCGCTGTATCTCGGAGAAGTTCTCGGAAGTGCGTCGCCGATCCTGCACATCGGATCGGTGAAGGTCGACTGGGGTGCGGTGCTGATCGTCGCGATCATCACGGTTCTGCTGGCGACCGGGACCAAGCTGTCATCACGTGTTTCGGCCGTCATCACCGCGATCAAGGTCGCGGTGGTGCTGTTCGTCGTCGTGGTGGGAGCCTTCTACATCAAGAGTGCCAACTACTCGCCGTACATTCCGCCGTCGGAGGCCGGTTCCACCGGGGAGGGCATCCGCCAGTCGCTCTTCTCGTACGTGACCGGCGCTGGCGGCAGCACGTTCGGCTGGTATGGACTGCTTGCCGCAGCCAGCCTGGTGTTCTTCGCATTCATCGGATTCGATGTGGTCGCGACCACTGCCGAGGAGACCAAGGATCCGCAGAAAGCACTGCCGCGAGGCATTCTCGGCTCGTTGGCCATCGTGACCGTCCTGTATGTCGCGGTTTCGCTGGTGCTCACCGGGATGGTCAAGTACACCGATCTTGCGGGTGACGACTCGACCCTCGCGACCGCCTTCGCCCTCAACGGGATGGAATGGGCGAAGAACCTCATCTCGTTCGGCGCGCTCGCCGGCCTCACCACCGTTGTCATGGTCTTGATGCTCGGGCAGAGCCGCGTGTTGTTCGCGATGTCGCGGGACGGCCTCGTACCGCGGTCGCTCGCGCCCACCGGGCGCCGCGGCACACCGGTGCGGATCACGGTGCTGGTCGGAGTCGTCGTCGGACTTCTCGCGGCGTTCTTTCCGATCGGCACGCTGGAGGAGATGGTGAACATCGGCACGCTCTTCGCGTTCGTGCTGGTTTCGATGGGTGTTGTGATTCTGCGCCGGACCCGCCCGGATCTGCCCCGTGGATTCAGGGTGCCGCTCGTGCCGCTGGTGCCGATCCTGGCCGTGGTCGCGTGCCTGTGGCTGATGGTCAATCTCTCGATCGAGACGTGGTTGCGGTTCGTCGTGTGGATGGCGCTCGGCATTGTCGTCTACTTCGCTTACAGCCGCAGTCATTCGATACTCGCGGTCCGCGCGAGAGCGGCGGAGCGGTAG
- a CDS encoding cation diffusion facilitator family transporter: MSAHAGKKAILAALTANAGIAVAKFTGFLITGSSSMLAESVHSVADTSNQGLLLFGQNRAEQQADKLHQFGYGRNRYFYSFVVALVLFTLGSLFAVYEGVHKIQHPEDLSSPIVAVVILVVAIALESYSFRTAVKESRPLKGKASWWSFIRTSRTPELPVVLLEDAGALIGLVLALGGVGLTMLTGEPVWDGIGTLCIGVLLGVIAIVLIIEMKSLLIGEGATQDEEDRILAALVDGVRIDRVIHCRTQYLGPEEILVAAKVAITPGSGIEDVATAIDEAESRVRAAVPAARLIYLEPDLYRVAGK; this comes from the coding sequence GTGTCGGCTCACGCGGGTAAGAAGGCGATTCTCGCGGCATTGACCGCGAACGCGGGTATCGCGGTGGCGAAGTTCACGGGTTTCCTGATCACCGGATCGTCATCGATGCTGGCGGAATCGGTTCACTCGGTCGCAGACACGTCGAACCAGGGCCTGCTCCTGTTCGGCCAGAATCGCGCCGAGCAGCAGGCCGACAAACTGCACCAGTTCGGGTACGGGCGCAACCGGTACTTCTATTCGTTCGTCGTGGCGCTGGTGCTGTTCACCCTCGGCTCGCTGTTCGCGGTCTACGAGGGTGTGCACAAGATCCAGCATCCGGAGGACCTGTCCTCGCCGATCGTGGCCGTAGTGATCCTGGTGGTCGCGATCGCGCTCGAGTCCTACAGCTTCCGCACCGCGGTGAAGGAATCTCGTCCGCTCAAGGGCAAGGCGAGCTGGTGGAGCTTCATCCGCACCTCTCGCACCCCCGAACTGCCCGTCGTGCTGCTCGAGGACGCCGGCGCACTGATCGGCCTGGTTCTCGCTCTCGGCGGCGTCGGACTGACGATGCTCACCGGTGAGCCGGTGTGGGACGGCATCGGCACTCTCTGCATCGGCGTGCTACTCGGGGTGATTGCGATCGTTCTCATCATCGAGATGAAGAGCCTGTTGATCGGTGAGGGTGCCACGCAGGACGAGGAAGACCGTATCCTCGCGGCTCTCGTCGACGGGGTGCGGATCGATCGGGTCATCCACTGCCGGACGCAGTATCTGGGTCCGGAGGAGATCCTGGTCGCGGCGAAGGTCGCGATCACGCCCGGATCCGGGATCGAGGATGTCGCGACGGCGATCGACGAGGCGGAATCGCGCGTCCGTGCGGCCGTGCCCGCGGCCCGTCTGATCTATCTCGAACCGGACCTGTACCGCGTCGCGGGGAAGTAG
- the manA gene encoding mannose-6-phosphate isomerase, class I: MRQLEGALRSYAWGSRTALAELCGRPSPSAHPEAELWLGAHPGDPARVIEDNEPRSLWDVVAEAPRRELGERSIAAFGERLPFLLKVLAAEEPLSLQAHPSAEQAREGFEREERSGVPADSPMRNYRDGSHKPELVVALTRFEALAGFRDPHRTVRLLGALDVPELENYVALLAGQPDPDGLRALFTTWITLPPHALAALLPRVLDGCVGYLSSRTDPADTEFVPEVRTALELSEGYPGDAGVLASLLLNRVTLEPGQGLFLDAGNLHAYLHGTAVEIMANSDNVLRGGLTPKHVDVPELLRVLDFESVDVPVLTAEGTERAGEFVYRTPAPEFMLSRIDLDASGASAVAVGEVDSDGPQILLCTSGAAKLSSGSQSMMLERGAAAWISAADNEVQIQASAEDTQIFRAGVGALLS; the protein is encoded by the coding sequence GTGCGCCAACTCGAAGGTGCGCTCCGGTCTTACGCATGGGGGTCACGGACCGCGCTCGCGGAGCTGTGCGGGCGTCCCAGTCCCAGTGCGCATCCGGAAGCGGAACTCTGGCTGGGCGCGCATCCCGGCGATCCGGCCCGAGTGATCGAGGACAACGAACCCCGTTCGTTGTGGGACGTCGTAGCCGAGGCACCGAGGCGTGAACTCGGTGAGCGGAGCATTGCAGCTTTCGGGGAACGGTTACCGTTCCTGCTGAAGGTACTGGCGGCGGAGGAGCCGCTGTCGCTGCAGGCACATCCGAGTGCCGAGCAGGCCCGCGAGGGATTCGAGCGGGAGGAGCGGTCCGGGGTTCCGGCCGACTCGCCTATGCGCAATTATCGCGACGGTAGCCACAAGCCCGAACTGGTGGTCGCGCTTACCCGGTTCGAGGCCCTCGCCGGATTCCGTGACCCGCACCGGACGGTCCGGCTACTCGGTGCGCTCGACGTGCCGGAGCTCGAGAACTACGTTGCGCTGCTGGCGGGTCAGCCGGATCCCGACGGCCTCCGGGCCCTGTTCACCACCTGGATCACGTTGCCGCCGCATGCTTTGGCCGCGTTGCTGCCGCGCGTGCTCGACGGCTGTGTCGGCTATCTTTCGTCCCGGACTGATCCGGCCGATACAGAGTTCGTTCCCGAGGTTCGGACCGCGCTCGAACTCAGCGAGGGCTATCCGGGTGACGCGGGCGTGCTCGCGTCGTTGTTGCTCAACAGGGTGACCCTCGAGCCGGGCCAGGGCCTGTTCCTCGACGCCGGAAACTTGCATGCATACCTGCACGGAACGGCGGTCGAGATCATGGCGAACTCCGACAACGTCCTGCGCGGCGGGCTCACGCCCAAACACGTCGACGTCCCGGAGTTGTTGCGGGTCCTGGATTTCGAGTCCGTCGATGTCCCGGTGCTCACGGCCGAGGGGACCGAGCGGGCGGGGGAGTTCGTCTACCGGACACCGGCGCCCGAGTTCATGCTGTCGCGGATCGACCTCGATGCGTCCGGCGCGAGCGCCGTGGCGGTCGGCGAGGTCGATTCGGACGGACCGCAGATCCTGCTGTGTACGTCGGGTGCTGCGAAGCTGTCCAGCGGGTCGCAGTCGATGATGCTCGAGCGGGGAGCTGCCGCATGGATCTCGGCTGCGGACAACGAAGTTCAGATCCAGGCGTCCGCAGAGGACACACAGATCTTCCGGGCCGGGGTCGGCGCTCTCCTGTCCTGA
- a CDS encoding tobH protein codes for MTAPSSLLDLDDAEALLAADVDGALRFAALGGAQIRATAAAVDEDGLTRLRGLQPRSVVLVTGNGRAARAASLIVAAVGDRLGVPLLGSGGTPIWAGPLDIVVVAGDDAGDPRLAESVDSALRRGAEVVVVAPAEGPLRAAGAGRAMVLPPRVAVPEQHGLLRYLTAFLAVLAAVEAGRSTLFLPDLGRLADAVDEESLRDHPRNELFHNPAKSLAARMQGRRVVLSGDSRATADLARHGSEVLLRSGAAVTAAADLSDVLAGAHRFEPDTSPMPPGYDPLFHDEQLDGPVPSAPLRFIVLASEAGRTQVERRIAALADADVVVASSEEASMTIAPSDRSAVSPRTEIEQIAILAGRLEMSAAYLRLIGGN; via the coding sequence ATGACAGCTCCGTCGTCTCTACTCGATCTCGACGACGCCGAGGCGCTCCTCGCCGCCGATGTCGATGGTGCGCTGCGATTCGCCGCACTCGGTGGCGCCCAGATCCGGGCTACCGCTGCAGCCGTCGACGAGGACGGACTGACGCGGCTGCGCGGTCTGCAGCCGCGTAGCGTCGTGCTCGTCACCGGTAATGGCCGGGCCGCTCGCGCGGCCTCCCTCATCGTGGCTGCAGTAGGCGATCGGCTCGGTGTCCCGCTGCTCGGCAGCGGGGGCACACCGATATGGGCCGGGCCACTCGACATCGTCGTCGTGGCCGGTGACGACGCTGGTGATCCGCGGCTCGCCGAATCCGTCGACAGCGCACTGCGCCGTGGCGCCGAGGTGGTGGTGGTCGCCCCCGCCGAGGGGCCGTTGCGCGCCGCTGGAGCCGGCCGCGCGATGGTGTTGCCGCCCCGCGTCGCGGTGCCCGAGCAGCACGGTCTGTTGCGCTACCTGACGGCCTTTCTCGCGGTGCTGGCCGCTGTCGAGGCGGGTCGTTCCACGTTGTTCCTGCCGGATCTGGGGCGGCTCGCAGATGCGGTGGACGAGGAGTCGCTGCGCGATCATCCGCGCAACGAGTTGTTCCACAACCCGGCCAAGTCGCTCGCCGCCCGGATGCAGGGTAGGCGCGTGGTGCTCAGCGGTGATTCTCGCGCGACGGCGGATCTGGCCCGGCACGGCAGCGAGGTGTTGCTGCGCAGCGGCGCTGCGGTGACCGCGGCTGCGGACCTGTCCGATGTTCTGGCTGGAGCACACAGGTTCGAGCCGGATACCTCCCCGATGCCGCCAGGCTACGACCCGCTCTTTCACGACGAGCAGTTGGATGGCCCCGTGCCCAGTGCGCCGCTGCGCTTCATCGTGCTTGCGTCGGAGGCTGGACGAACCCAGGTGGAGCGCCGGATCGCCGCGCTCGCGGATGCAGACGTCGTGGTCGCGTCGTCGGAGGAGGCCTCGATGACGATCGCACCCTCGGATCGGTCCGCGGTGTCCCCGCGGACCGAGATCGAACAGATCGCAATTCTCGCCGGCCGGCTCGAGATGAGTGCGGCCTATCTACGGTTGATCGGTGGTAACTAG
- a CDS encoding phosphomannomutase/phosphoglucomutase, which translates to MARSVESVNAVIKAYDVRGVVGDQIDDDFVRDVGAAFARLVRDEQTGTEPVHRVVIGHDMRASSPELSRAFAEGVTAQGLDVVLIGLASTDQLYFASGILDCPGAMFTASHNPAKYNGIKLCRAGAKPVGQDTGLAVIAGEVAAGVPMFDGPEGEITEQDLLAEYASFVRGLVNLADLRPLKIAVDAGNGMGGHTVPAVFEPMPVTVLPLYFELDGTFPNHEANPLDPANLVDLQEHVRATGADIGLAFDGDADRCFVVDELGNPVSPSAVTALVAERELSKEPGATIIHNLITSRAVPELVEKLGGVAVRTRVGHSFIKQQMAETGAVFGGEHSAHYYFRDFWGADSGMLAALHVLAALGEQDRPLSELMREYEGYAASGEINSTVADASERTAAVVAAFGDRTVSVDRLDGVTVDLGDGAWFNLRASNTEPLLRLNVEARTTADVDALVAEILGVVRA; encoded by the coding sequence GTGGCTCGATCTGTCGAATCCGTGAATGCCGTGATCAAAGCCTACGACGTGCGTGGTGTCGTGGGTGATCAGATCGATGACGACTTCGTGCGGGATGTCGGTGCGGCGTTCGCGCGCCTGGTCCGCGACGAGCAGACCGGCACCGAGCCGGTGCACCGTGTGGTCATCGGCCACGACATGCGCGCCTCTTCGCCGGAGCTGTCCCGCGCCTTCGCGGAGGGTGTGACGGCGCAGGGGCTGGACGTGGTGCTCATCGGCCTCGCGTCCACCGATCAGCTGTACTTCGCCTCCGGCATTCTGGACTGCCCCGGTGCGATGTTCACCGCGAGTCACAACCCGGCCAAGTACAACGGGATCAAGTTGTGCCGCGCCGGTGCCAAGCCGGTCGGTCAGGACACCGGACTCGCCGTGATCGCCGGTGAGGTCGCTGCCGGAGTGCCCATGTTCGACGGACCGGAGGGCGAGATCACCGAGCAGGATCTGCTCGCCGAGTACGCCAGCTTCGTGCGTGGCCTGGTGAACCTCGCCGATCTCCGCCCGTTGAAGATCGCCGTCGACGCCGGCAACGGCATGGGCGGGCATACGGTGCCCGCGGTGTTCGAGCCGATGCCGGTGACGGTGCTGCCGCTGTACTTCGAGCTCGACGGGACCTTTCCGAACCACGAGGCCAACCCGCTCGACCCCGCCAACCTGGTGGATCTGCAGGAGCACGTGCGTGCGACAGGCGCCGATATCGGCCTCGCATTCGACGGCGACGCGGACCGGTGCTTCGTGGTGGACGAGCTGGGTAACCCGGTGTCGCCGTCGGCGGTGACCGCGCTGGTCGCCGAGCGCGAGCTTTCCAAGGAGCCCGGCGCCACGATCATCCACAACCTGATCACGTCGCGGGCGGTCCCGGAACTGGTCGAGAAGCTCGGCGGCGTCGCGGTGCGCACCCGGGTGGGCCACTCCTTCATCAAGCAGCAGATGGCCGAGACCGGTGCGGTGTTCGGCGGTGAACACTCCGCCCACTACTACTTCCGCGACTTCTGGGGAGCCGACTCGGGCATGCTCGCGGCCCTGCACGTCCTCGCCGCGCTCGGGGAACAGGATCGTCCACTGTCCGAGCTGATGCGCGAGTACGAGGGTTACGCGGCGTCCGGCGAGATCAACTCGACTGTCGCCGACGCCTCCGAGCGCACCGCGGCCGTCGTCGCGGCGTTCGGTGACCGCACGGTATCGGTGGACCGCCTCGACGGCGTCACCGTCGATCTCGGTGACGGCGCCTGGTTCAACCTGCGGGCATCCAACACGGAGCCATTGCTGCGACTCAACGTCGAGGCGCGCACCACTGCCGATGTGGACGCGCTGGTTGCGGAGATCCTCGGAGTTGTCCGCGCCTAG
- a CDS encoding DUF3499 domain-containing protein, which yields MRSLRRCVRPGCKNPAVATLTYVYSDSTAVVGPLATVAEPHSWDLCDPHASRITAPKGWELVRYEGGFSSSTPDEDDLTALAEAVREAGLGERPRADTGSSGGSSEFRTGSAQPSAPPTARTGRRGHLRVLPDPAN from the coding sequence GTGAGATCACTGCGTCGCTGCGTTCGGCCTGGGTGCAAGAACCCTGCTGTCGCGACCTTGACGTACGTGTACTCCGATTCCACCGCTGTCGTCGGGCCGTTGGCCACTGTCGCCGAGCCTCATTCGTGGGATCTGTGCGACCCGCATGCGTCGCGCATCACCGCGCCCAAGGGCTGGGAACTTGTGCGTTACGAGGGCGGGTTCTCCTCGAGTACGCCCGACGAAGACGATCTGACCGCGCTTGCCGAGGCCGTTCGTGAGGCCGGTCTGGGTGAGCGTCCCCGTGCCGACACCGGATCGTCGGGTGGATCGTCGGAGTTTCGTACCGGCTCTGCTCAGCCGTCGGCTCCGCCGACCGCGCGGACCGGTCGCCGCGGCCATCTCCGGGTCTTACCCGATCCAGCGAACTGA
- a CDS encoding metallopeptidase family protein, producing the protein MSRARRPRPLTSRSVSRRGRGIRGPLLPPDLPAARTRAEKFDLLVLRAFEPIDGRWHDRLTKLDIAVDDVPRIRALDPDSVNWPPEVVADGPVPLSRLIPAGIDRHGTATRARIVLFRRPIELRAKGVEDLEDLVCDVLVQQVSTYLGVDPELIDPEFPGTDE; encoded by the coding sequence ATGTCCAGAGCTCGACGTCCCCGCCCGCTGACTTCGCGTTCGGTGTCGCGGCGGGGTCGAGGCATCCGCGGGCCACTCCTGCCGCCAGATCTTCCGGCGGCTCGCACCCGTGCCGAGAAGTTCGATCTACTGGTGCTCCGCGCGTTCGAACCAATCGACGGCCGGTGGCACGATCGGCTGACGAAGCTCGACATCGCGGTGGACGACGTCCCGAGAATCCGCGCGCTCGATCCGGATTCGGTGAACTGGCCGCCGGAGGTGGTAGCGGACGGCCCGGTTCCGCTGTCGCGCCTGATCCCGGCCGGCATCGATCGGCACGGGACGGCGACGCGGGCACGCATCGTGTTGTTCCGACGCCCGATCGAACTGCGCGCCAAGGGTGTCGAGGATCTCGAGGATCTCGTCTGCGATGTGCTGGTGCAACAGGTGTCGACATATCTGGGCGTCGACCCTGAACTGATCGACCCCGAGTTTCCCGGAACCGACGAGTGA
- a CDS encoding alpha/beta hydrolase, whose amino-acid sequence MTAALTVDHEMRELTVTGAQGCALLVRDFGPREAPAIVLVHGLGADGLVWRHQIDALAGEHRVIVVDLRGHGRSEAPDDASYSSSSTWAADLAAVLAQTGVFRPVVIGWSYGGLVVADYVAAHGTDSIAGIALVAPLRKVGTDEAFGLLAEVFLGVVPGLLADTLPESVAAARTFVDLIPGVPWTDAERYERLGAALTVSPAVRAAMFARECDTDSVWVDVKVPMLLAYGTADQIVKQESTMSLAELLPDATVSVYDSAGHSPFTDAADRFNRDVRDLVARTR is encoded by the coding sequence ATGACCGCCGCCCTGACCGTCGATCATGAGATGCGCGAGCTCACCGTCACCGGCGCTCAGGGGTGTGCGCTCCTGGTCCGCGACTTCGGTCCGAGGGAGGCGCCGGCAATCGTCCTGGTCCACGGACTAGGCGCCGACGGACTGGTCTGGCGGCACCAGATCGACGCACTTGCGGGTGAGCACCGCGTCATCGTGGTCGACTTGCGGGGGCACGGCCGGTCCGAGGCGCCGGACGATGCCAGCTACAGCAGCTCGTCGACCTGGGCCGCAGACCTCGCCGCTGTGCTGGCGCAAACCGGGGTCTTCCGCCCCGTGGTGATCGGATGGTCCTATGGCGGACTGGTGGTCGCCGACTACGTCGCCGCTCACGGCACCGATTCCATCGCGGGCATCGCACTGGTGGCGCCCTTGCGCAAGGTCGGCACCGACGAGGCGTTCGGCCTGCTCGCGGAGGTGTTTCTGGGAGTCGTGCCGGGACTGCTTGCGGACACCTTGCCCGAATCCGTGGCCGCCGCGAGAACGTTCGTCGACCTCATCCCCGGCGTGCCGTGGACCGATGCCGAACGTTACGAGCGGCTCGGTGCGGCCCTGACGGTGTCTCCTGCGGTTCGCGCGGCCATGTTCGCCCGCGAATGCGACACCGACTCCGTGTGGGTCGATGTGAAGGTGCCAATGTTGCTCGCATACGGCACGGCGGACCAGATCGTCAAGCAGGAGTCCACGATGTCCCTGGCAGAGCTGCTTCCGGACGCTACCGTCAGCGTGTACGACTCTGCAGGGCATTCGCCCTTCACCGACGCCGCCGACCGGTTCAACCGGGACGTCCGGGACCTCGTCGCCCGAACCCGTTGA
- a CDS encoding ester cyclase produces the protein MSLTNEEKIALQRATIVEHMAAENAHDWESVYDTFIRDDRASYDVIPFSARYAGFGGVQDFYQAFESAFPDFVLVSTHEYDVPGTSIREVTVTATHQGEFAGVPASGNPVTFELAAFYIFGTTDEEAGKLLAERVYFDTDTVVRQLRGEDGGTGVGLAEDEKVVA, from the coding sequence ATGTCGCTGACCAACGAAGAGAAGATCGCTCTGCAGCGTGCGACCATTGTCGAGCACATGGCCGCAGAGAACGCCCACGACTGGGAATCCGTGTACGACACCTTCATCCGTGATGACCGCGCGTCCTATGACGTCATTCCGTTCTCCGCCCGCTATGCAGGCTTCGGTGGCGTGCAGGACTTCTATCAGGCGTTCGAGTCTGCCTTCCCCGACTTCGTCCTTGTCAGCACGCACGAGTACGACGTCCCGGGAACGTCCATCCGCGAGGTCACTGTCACAGCCACTCACCAGGGCGAGTTCGCCGGCGTTCCCGCGTCCGGCAACCCGGTGACCTTCGAGCTTGCCGCCTTCTACATTTTCGGCACCACCGACGAGGAGGCCGGCAAGCTGCTGGCCGAGCGCGTGTACTTCGACACCGACACCGTGGTCCGACAACTGCGCGGCGAAGACGGGGGTACCGGCGTCGGCCTTGCCGAGGACGAAAAGGTTGTCGCATGA